The nucleotide sequence TTTACATTAGAAACAGCTTTATTTGAAAGTCCGCTCTCAACCATAGCTAGATACAAAAACGAATTTGGCATATCTGTTTTACTTATAAGCTCTTTTAACATAGAAATATGCTTGTATTCCTCTTTTATAGTATTTACAAAATCTTTTTTAGCTATATTTGATCCTTCAGCTTTCATAGCTAGAAAGTATGGATCTTTCATATATTTTGGGTCTATATCAAGCTCTTTTAAAATTCTTAGCTGTGCGCTATAATCATCTCTAGTTTGAATAAATCCAAAAGCCGAACTATAAGTTAAAAAACATAATAAAATTGCTATAAAAAATCTCATTGAACTCCTTAAATATTAAATAGTTTTTGTGCGTTTTTTGTAGTCATCTCCTCAACTTCTTCTTTTTTTAAATTTAATATATCAGCCATCTTCTTGGCTACATAGTTTGTAAAAACAGGTTCATTTCTACTTCCTCTGTGTGGTTCTGGAGTGAGATATGGACCATCTGTTTCTATTATAAGTCTATTTTTTGGAATTTTAGGTAGTATTTCAACTAGCTTTTTACTGTTTTTAAAGGTTAAAACGCCGCCTATACCATAATAAAACTTATCGCTCAATTCAAGCAAAATCGGACTTGCATTAAAACAATGCAAAACTCCGCCTACAAGATCATTTTGATACTCTTTTAATATATTTAAACTATCTTCATTAGCATCTCTTATATGCACTACAAGAGGCTTTTTAAGCTCACAAGCTAACTTTATCTGATCTATGAAAACTTCTTTTTGTCTGTTTTTATACTCCAAAACTCCAGACTCAGGAAGCCTGAAATAATCAAGCCCGCACTCACCTACAGCTATGCATTTCTCATCGTTTGCAAACGCCTCTAAACGACTTTTATCATATCTTTCTACTTCATAAGGATGAACGCCAACGCAAAAATATAAATTTTCATAACTATTTGCTATTTTACAAGCTTTTGGTAAATCATTAATATCAGCGCCCGGAATTATTATTTTTTTTATACCATTTTTAAATGCATTTTCAAGAACAGCGTCTAGATCCTCGTCATATCTCTCATCATCAAGATGACAGTGTGTATCTATAATCATATTATTTCTACCCTATTTTTTCCTGCTATTTTAGCATTATAAAGTGCTTCATCGGCTTTTGATATAATATGGTCGATATTTTCAGAAAAATCTCCATTCGTAACACCTATAGAAACTGTAAATTTGATATCAAAACCTTTTATATTTATCAAAGAAGCAGCGATTTTAGCTCTTATAGATACTGTTTTTTTCAACGCATCATCAAAATTTATATTTTTCAAAACTACACAGAATTTCTCGCCACCAAACCGAGCAACTAAGTCGCCATCATTAACCCAGCCCATTAAAAAACTTGAGAGCTTTTGTATAACGATATCTCCTATATCATATCCAAATTTATCATTTATCTTTTTGAAATCATCTATATCAAACATAGCTACTGCAAAACTTTGGTCTAAACAGTTTTTATAATACTCTTTCATATCCATATAAAAATATCTTCTACTATGAGATCCACTTAAAAAATCCGTATTAGCTAGTTTTGACATAAATTTGATATTTTCGATAGACTCAATACTATTATTTACACGACATATCAACTCCTCTTTAGTAAAAGGCTTGACAATGAAATCATTTGCTCCATTTTTTAGAAATTTTGCTCCTGTATCGGCGTCTTTTCCTTCTCCTGTTATAGCTATAACGCTTAGATCGTTTTTAGAATATTTCTCCCTTATATGACCCATAAGCTCAAATCCATCCATAACTGGCATATTATAATCAGTTAGTACGAGTTTGATATCTGGATTATCAGCTAGATAACTCATAGCTTCTTCGCCGTGAGCTGCGGCAAATACCTTAAACTGCTGAGAAAGCAAAATTTGCTTAATTTTATTTCTCATCGGCGTACTATCATCAACAACCATAACTTTATAATCTCTATTTTTACTAAGTCTGTTTATACTATCAAAAATATAATCTATATTATTCATATTACTTTTCACGACGTAATCTACTATATTTTTATTCATAAATATATCTTTTGTCGCGCTATCTATACTTCCAGTAAGAACTATAACAAGAATATTTTTGGATATTATATAATCCACTATTTCACCATTTGGCGCATCTGGTAAATTTAGATCCAAAAGTGCTATGAAAAAATCATCATTATCATCGATGATATCTCTTGCTTCATTAAAAGTATGAGCAACGACTATATCCATATCAACATTGTTTTCCATTTTTTTAGCTATTAATCTTGCTAAAGCCTTGTTGTCATCGACTATTAAAACTCTTTCTCTCATAATCTCCCTTATAATTATTATTAATAATAATTGTTTATTGTATCATTTCAAACTTTGTTTAATCTTTAAATATTAAGCAAAGTTTTGGCAAATTCTTTAGCTTCTTCGCTTATAACTTCACCACTTATCATTCTTGAAAGCTCCTTTATCCTATCACTTGCGTCTAACTCTCTTGCAAATGAATTCTCTGCATTTTTTTCTACCAAAAAGTGATGATGTGCTTTTGAGCTGAGTTGGGGTTGATGAGATATAGCAAATATCTGATAAAACTTAGCAAGTTCTAAAAGAACATCTGCGATGCTCATAGCCTCTTTTCCACTAAGATTAGAATCAATCTCATCAAGTATCAAAACTCCGTTTCCAAAACCTGTTATTTTAGCTTCACTTGCTATAAAAGCTAGTCTTAAACGGTTGATCTCACCGCTGCTTAGAGTTTTTAAATTTGAACTATTTAAACTGATCTCTACTGTATCAATACCGTCATTTCCTAGCTCTTTTTCAGATAATTTTACAGACACCATATCCATATAAAGCTCTTTTAAATATCCATTTAAAATCTTAGCAAACTGCGAAATTTGTTCATTTCTAGCTTTAGAAACAGCATTTGCTAAGCTTAGCACTTCGCTATGAAGTTTTTTAAATTTAGACTCAAGTTCGCTCTTTTCAAACTCGATTTTTTCATAATGAGCCAACTCCGCTTTTTTTGAGTTTAACACGTCTATAGCCTCTTCTATGCTTCCATAGCGTTTTATAAGTCCGTTTAAATTCTCGATTCTATCTAGAATTTCTTCTATATCGATATCATCAAATTCATCAAAACTCACACTACTTCTAGCGATCTTTAACTCATTTAAAGCATCATTAAAAAACGTCCCGTCGATATCGCTGATCTCAAGCGCATCAAGCACGGCTTTTTCGTAGTTAAATATAGCGTCCGCTTTTTGCCATGCAGCTTCTATTTTATCTTTTTTACTTAACTTTTTTTTAATAGTGATAAGCTCGTCGAATTCCCCTATTTTTGGATTGATGCTTGATATTTTTTGTATCTCAAAACTAGCAAATTCTTTTAGCTCATCTACTTTTTTTTCCTCTTCTAAGACCTTTTCTAACTCTTTTTTAACAAGAGCAAACTCATCAAATTTAGTAGTAAAGTTTTTTAAATTTAGAACAAAATTTTTATCATTTTTACTAGCCAAACTGTCTAAAACAGATATCAGTCTGCTATTTTCAAACTCGCCTATCTCTTTTGCACTTAGATATTTTAAGTGCGAACCAGCTATCAAACTAAGGTTCTTTTTAGATATCGACTGATTGTTTATAAAATATCTTGTGCTTTTGTCTTTTAATAATTTAAATGTATTTATATCTGTAGTTTCTATACCAAACTCATCTGCACAAAAATCATACTCCACATCGGCTTCTATGAGCTTTGCTTCACTATCTTTAAAGCCAAAAACAGATAAAATCGCACCCATCAAAATCGACTTTCCAGCTCCACTAACTCCGGTAAATACGCTAAGTCCAGATCCAAAATTAAGCTCAAGCTCGCTAAATCCAAGATAGTTTTTTATATAAACTCTACTTATCATTATGCCCCCATCTAAGCTTCTGTTTTAAAATTTCAAAATAATCTCTATCTTTATGGCGGATAAGATTTACCCTAACATCGCTAATTCCAACTTCTACGCTAGTATAATGCTTCAAATCCACCCTATCTTGCCCATCTATCAAAACTACAACATCATCACAGCTTTTAAATTCTACCTTAAACTCTTTTGGAAGTATGAGCGGACGCTGCGTTAAGCTATGAGAGCAAACAGGAGTAAGACTAAAAACATCGCAAAGCGGATAGATGATCGCACCACCTGCGCTCATATTATAAGCAGTTGAGCCCATCGCAGAGCTTATTATAACGCCGTCTCCAAAATACGAATTAAAGTATTTTGAGTTTAAAAAAGCTTCTATATTAGATGTAGAATCGATCTTTCGTCGCATCAAAACTATATCGTTGAAAGCTAATTTTTCCATTATCTTATCATCTTTTTTAAATTTAGCTTCAAGCATATATGGTTTTTCTATTTCATAACATCCACTAAAAAACTCTTCAAAAAATTTATCACACTGACTTAATGTAACATCAGTAAGAAATCCAAGATGTCCAGTATGCACGCCAAATACAAACACGCCACTACTAGCGCATTTTCTGCAAGTACTGATGAAATTGCCATCGCCGCCTACTGATATTATTAAATTTGTATTTTTTAACATCTCATCTAAACTACAGCCTACTTCATTTAACTGGGCTGCTATATGATGTTCTAAAAGTACGCTTACTTCATATTTTTCTAGTATTTTTTTTAGCGTATTTATCGCGTCTTTTTGATCTATTGCGTTTCTAGTTGATATTCCTACGGCTTTTAAATTTTTATGAATTTCGATCATTATGTTTTCCTACTTTTTGTATTTTATAAAAAAAATGCTTAAAAACTAAGCTATAAAATCATAGCTCAATTTAAAAATATAGCATTATATTTCAAATTTAAATATATAAACTATAGTTTGATAAAAAATTTATAAAACTTGTATTATAATAGTAGTTTTTATTAAGAAAGGACAAAATATGCGGAGTCATTATTGCACCGACCTTAGCAGCAACGATATAGGTAAAAAAGTCCAGCTTTGCGGCTGGGTAAATTCATACCGCGATCACGGCGGTGTCATTTTTATAGATTTAAGAGATAGAACCGGACTAATCCAGCTTGTATGCGATCCAAAAGATAGCAAATCAGCCCACGATATAGGATCAAAAGTAAGAGACGAATACGTTTTAAAAGCCACAGGAACCATAAGAGCAAGAGGCGAGGGACTTACAAATCCAAAGCTAAAAACCGGCGAGATAGAAGTTGTAGTCGATGAGTTAATCATAGAAAACGAGAGCGCTGTGCTTCCATTTGTTATCGGAGATAATAACGTCGGCGAAGATATTCGCTTGAAATACCGCTTTTTAGACCTTAGAAATACTGAAAGTTTTGATAAATTTAAACTGCGCTCAAAAGCTTCTATAGCGTGCAGAAACTCTCTTGATAGACTAGGATTTTTAGAAGTTGAAACTCCTATTTTAACTCGCGCTACTCCTGAAGGAGCAAGGGATTATCTAGTACCGAGCCGCGTACATCCAGGAAGTTTTTACGCACTTCCGCAAAGTCCGCAGCTTTTCAAACAGCTTTTGATGTGTGGCGGATTTGATAAATACTTTCAAATAGCACGTTGCTTTAGAGATGAAGATCTAAGAGCAGATCGCCAACCAGAATTTACTCAGATCGACGTCGAGATGAGCTTTTGCTCACAAGAAGACGTGATAAAAGTCGGCGAAGAGGTTCTAAAAG is from Campylobacter fetus subsp. testudinum 03-427 and encodes:
- the tatD gene encoding ssDNA/RNA exonuclease, 3' - 5' specific (bifunctional~Pfam match to PF01026.17 TatD_DNase) — its product is MIIDTHCHLDDERYDEDLDAVLENAFKNGIKKIIIPGADINDLPKACKIANSYENLYFCVGVHPYEVERYDKSRLEAFANDEKCIAVGECGLDYFRLPESGVLEYKNRQKEVFIDQIKLACELKKPLVVHIRDANEDSLNILKEYQNDLVGGVLHCFNASPILLELSDKFYYGIGGVLTFKNSKKLVEILPKIPKNRLIIETDGPYLTPEPHRGSRNEPVFTNYVAKKMADILNLKKEEVEEMTTKNAQKLFNI
- the cbrR gene encoding bile resistance regulator (Pfam matches to PF00990.17 GGDEF, and to PF00072.20 Response_reg, and to PF00072.20 Response_reg), which codes for MRERVLIVDDNKALARLIAKKMENNVDMDIVVAHTFNEARDIIDDNDDFFIALLDLNLPDAPNGEIVDYIISKNILVIVLTGSIDSATKDIFMNKNIVDYVVKSNMNNIDYIFDSINRLSKNRDYKVMVVDDSTPMRNKIKQILLSQQFKVFAAAHGEEAMSYLADNPDIKLVLTDYNMPVMDGFELMGHIREKYSKNDLSVIAITGEGKDADTGAKFLKNGANDFIVKPFTKEELICRVNNSIESIENIKFMSKLANTDFLSGSHSRRYFYMDMKEYYKNCLDQSFAVAMFDIDDFKKINDKFGYDIGDIVIQKLSSFLMGWVNDGDLVARFGGEKFCVVLKNINFDDALKKTVSIRAKIAASLINIKGFDIKFTVSIGVTNGDFSENIDHIISKADEALYNAKIAGKNRVEII
- the recN gene encoding DNA repair protein RecN (Pfam match to PF13476.2 AAA_23); the protein is MISRVYIKNYLGFSELELNFGSGLSVFTGVSGAGKSILMGAILSVFGFKDSEAKLIEADVEYDFCADEFGIETTDINTFKLLKDKSTRYFINNQSISKKNLSLIAGSHLKYLSAKEIGEFENSRLISVLDSLASKNDKNFVLNLKNFTTKFDEFALVKKELEKVLEEEKKVDELKEFASFEIQKISSINPKIGEFDELITIKKKLSKKDKIEAAWQKADAIFNYEKAVLDALEISDIDGTFFNDALNELKIARSSVSFDEFDDIDIEEILDRIENLNGLIKRYGSIEEAIDVLNSKKAELAHYEKIEFEKSELESKFKKLHSEVLSLANAVSKARNEQISQFAKILNGYLKELYMDMVSVKLSEKELGNDGIDTVEISLNSSNLKTLSSGEINRLRLAFIASEAKITGFGNGVLILDEIDSNLSGKEAMSIADVLLELAKFYQIFAISHQPQLSSKAHHHFLVEKNAENSFARELDASDRIKELSRMISGEVISEEAKEFAKTLLNI
- the ppnK gene encoding inorganic polyphosphate/ATP-NAD kinase (Pfam match to PF01513.17 NAD_kinase), giving the protein MIEIHKNLKAVGISTRNAIDQKDAINTLKKILEKYEVSVLLEHHIAAQLNEVGCSLDEMLKNTNLIISVGGDGNFISTCRKCASSGVFVFGVHTGHLGFLTDVTLSQCDKFFEEFFSGCYEIEKPYMLEAKFKKDDKIMEKLAFNDIVLMRRKIDSTSNIEAFLNSKYFNSYFGDGVIISSAMGSTAYNMSAGGAIIYPLCDVFSLTPVCSHSLTQRPLILPKEFKVEFKSCDDVVVLIDGQDRVDLKHYTSVEVGISDVRVNLIRHKDRDYFEILKQKLRWGHNDK